In the genome of Fusobacterium necrogenes, one region contains:
- the smpB gene encoding SsrA-binding protein SmpB, translating to MVLAGNKKAYFDYFIEDKYEAGIELVGSEVKSAKAGKISIKEAFVRIISGEIFIMGMSIVPWSFGSVYNPEERRVRKLLLHKKEIRKLHDKVTQKGYTIVPLDIHLSKGYIKVSIALARGKKNYDKRESIAKRDTQRDIQRMIKIR from the coding sequence ATGGTTTTAGCAGGAAATAAAAAAGCCTATTTTGATTACTTTATTGAAGATAAGTATGAGGCTGGAATAGAGCTAGTTGGAAGTGAGGTAAAATCAGCTAAGGCTGGAAAAATAAGTATAAAAGAAGCTTTTGTCAGAATAATAAGTGGAGAAATTTTTATTATGGGGATGTCCATTGTCCCATGGAGTTTTGGGAGTGTTTATAATCCTGAAGAAAGGAGAGTAAGAAAGCTTTTGCTTCACAAAAAAGAAATTAGAAAATTGCATGATAAAGTTACTCAAAAAGGATATACAATAGTTCCATTAGATATCCATCTTTCAAAGGGATATATTAAAGTTTCTATTGCTTTAGCTAGAGGAAAGAAAAACTATGATAAAAGAGAAAGTATAGCTAAAAGAGATACACAAAGGGATATACAGAGAATGATAAAAATCAGATAG
- the hrcA gene encoding heat-inducible transcriptional repressor HrcA, with the protein MSITDREKLVLNAIVNYYLNFGDTIGSRTLVKKYGIDLSSATIRNVMADLEDMGFIAKTHTSSGRIPTDKGYKYYLEELLKVEKLTKQEKENIELVYENRVNELDMLLQQTSSLLSKLTTYAGIAMEPAVMIEKVKKVELVHIDDYMIIAIIVLENRSVKTKKIMLKSPITKDELVTLTESINEKLKLEELTQGEIEGYIIGERKIVPRAAEHYEDDGKLFINNVPSIFRDKHVNEVSEVLELFHHRKDVRGIFEHIINTKNTTNGRVEVVFGDELGIKGLEDYSFVYSTYNVGEAQGVIGVIGPKRMAYSKTMGLIKYVTQEVNKIINQNQIERKEEIDEG; encoded by the coding sequence ATGTCTATAACAGATAGAGAAAAGTTAGTATTAAATGCTATAGTAAATTATTATCTGAATTTTGGAGATACTATTGGTTCTAGGACATTGGTAAAAAAATATGGAATTGATCTTTCTTCAGCAACCATTAGAAATGTAATGGCAGATTTGGAAGACATGGGATTTATAGCAAAGACACATACATCTTCTGGAAGGATTCCTACTGACAAGGGCTATAAATACTATTTAGAAGAGCTTTTAAAAGTAGAGAAACTTACAAAGCAGGAGAAAGAAAATATTGAGTTAGTTTATGAAAATCGTGTAAATGAATTGGATATGTTGTTACAACAAACTTCATCACTTCTTTCAAAGTTAACTACTTATGCTGGAATAGCTATGGAACCAGCGGTTATGATTGAAAAAGTTAAAAAAGTTGAACTGGTACATATTGATGATTACATGATTATAGCTATTATAGTTTTAGAAAATAGGAGTGTAAAAACTAAAAAAATTATGCTTAAATCTCCTATAACTAAAGATGAGTTAGTAACTTTAACTGAAAGTATAAATGAAAAATTAAAGCTAGAAGAATTAACTCAAGGAGAGATAGAAGGTTATATAATTGGAGAGAGAAAAATTGTTCCTAGAGCAGCTGAGCATTATGAAGATGATGGAAAACTTTTCATAAATAATGTTCCAAGCATATTCAGAGATAAACATGTAAATGAAGTTTCTGAGGTGTTAGAATTATTTCATCATAGAAAAGATGTTAGAGGAATATTTGAACATATAATAAATACTAAAAATACTACAAATGGAAGAGTAGAGGTAGTATTTGGGGATGAGCTAGGAATAAAAGGCTTAGAAGATTATAGTTTTGTATATTCTACTTATAATGTAGGAGAAGCTCAAGGTGTAATTGGAGTAATAGGGCCTAAGAGAATGGCTTATTCTAAAACAATGGGACTTATAAAGTATGTAACTCAAGAGGTTAATAAGATAATAAATCAAAATCAAATTGAGAGAAAGGAAGAAATTGATGAAGGATAA
- the grpE gene encoding nucleotide exchange factor GrpE produces MKDKIKEMFGKKEDEKKECGCSPECECSCKDEGENTEELKQEDLLVQKDEEIGKLQVEVEDWKQSYLRKQAEFQNFTKRKEKEMEELRKFASEKIVTKLLDGLDNLERAIVASSESKDFDGLVKGMDMILGQLKGIMESEGVEAIKTEGKYDPVFHHAVMVEDNPEFEDDQIILELQKGYTMKGKVIRPAMVKVCKKG; encoded by the coding sequence ATGAAGGATAAGATAAAAGAGATGTTTGGAAAAAAAGAAGATGAAAAAAAAGAATGTGGATGTAGTCCAGAATGTGAGTGTTCTTGTAAAGACGAAGGAGAAAATACAGAGGAACTAAAGCAAGAAGATTTATTAGTACAAAAAGATGAGGAAATAGGAAAATTACAGGTAGAAGTAGAGGATTGGAAACAATCGTATCTAAGAAAACAAGCTGAATTTCAGAATTTTACAAAAAGAAAAGAAAAAGAAATGGAGGAACTTAGAAAGTTTGCTTCAGAGAAGATAGTAACTAAATTATTAGATGGATTAGACAACTTAGAGAGAGCTATAGTTGCTTCGAGTGAATCAAAGGATTTTGATGGGTTAGTAAAAGGGATGGACATGATATTAGGACAATTGAAAGGTATTATGGAATCTGAAGGAGTAGAAGCTATAAAGACTGAAGGAAAATATGATCCTGTATTCCATCATGCTGTGATGGTAGAAGATAATCCAGAGTTTGAAGATGATCAAATTATATTAGAGTTACAAAAAGGATACACAATGAAAGGAAAAGTAATCAGGCCAGCAATGGTTAAAGTATGTAAAAAAGGCTAA
- the dnaK gene encoding molecular chaperone DnaK, with amino-acid sequence MSKIIGIDLGTTNSCVAIMEGGNVTVIPNSEGARTTPSVVNVKENGEIIVGEIAKRQAITNPTSTVSSIKTHMGSDYKVEIFGKKYTPQEISAMTLKKLKKDAEAYLGEEIKEAVITVPAYFTDSQRQATKDAGTIAGLDVKRIINEPTAAALAYGLEKKKEEKVLVFDLGGGTFDVSVLEIADGVIEVIATAGNNHLGGDDFDAEIINWLTSEFKKETGIDLANDKMAYQRLKDAAEKAKKELSSMMETSISLPFITMDATGPKHLEMKLTRAKFNDLTRHLVEATQGPTKTALSDAKLNPSEIDEVLLVGGSTRIPAVQEWVESFFGKKPNKGINPDEVVAAGAAIQGGVLMGDVKDVLLLDVTPLSLGIETLGGVFTKMIEKNTTIPVKKSQVYSTAVDNQPAVTINVLQGERAKAADNHKLGEFNLEGIPAAPRGVPQIEVTFDIDANGIVHVSAKDLGTGKQNTVTISGSTNLSKEDIDRMTKEAEANEAEDRKFKELVETRNKADMLISSTEKSLKEYGDKASEQEKKDIEAAIEELKKVKDGEDKEAIDKAMENLSQVAHKFAEEIYKEAQAKAQAGQQAGPQENKKADDDVAEAEVVD; translated from the coding sequence ATGAGTAAAATAATTGGTATTGACTTAGGGACAACAAATTCATGTGTAGCAATAATGGAAGGAGGAAATGTAACAGTTATTCCTAACTCTGAAGGAGCAAGAACTACACCATCAGTTGTAAATGTAAAGGAAAATGGAGAAATTATAGTAGGAGAGATAGCAAAAAGACAAGCTATTACAAATCCTACATCAACTGTAAGTTCAATTAAAACTCACATGGGTTCTGATTATAAAGTGGAAATATTTGGGAAAAAATATACTCCACAAGAAATTTCTGCTATGACACTTAAAAAATTAAAAAAAGATGCTGAAGCTTATTTAGGAGAAGAGATTAAAGAGGCAGTAATTACTGTACCAGCTTATTTTACAGATTCGCAAAGACAAGCTACTAAAGATGCTGGAACAATAGCTGGATTAGATGTAAAAAGAATTATCAATGAACCAACTGCTGCGGCATTAGCTTATGGGCTAGAAAAGAAAAAAGAGGAGAAAGTTTTAGTATTTGACTTAGGAGGAGGAACTTTTGACGTATCTGTACTTGAAATAGCTGATGGAGTAATTGAAGTTATAGCAACTGCAGGAAACAACCATTTAGGAGGAGACGATTTTGATGCTGAAATCATCAACTGGTTAACTTCTGAGTTCAAGAAAGAAACAGGAATAGATTTAGCAAATGATAAAATGGCTTACCAAAGATTAAAGGATGCGGCAGAAAAAGCTAAAAAAGAGTTATCATCAATGATGGAAACTTCAATCTCTTTACCATTCATCACTATGGATGCAACAGGACCTAAACACTTAGAGATGAAATTAACAAGAGCTAAATTCAATGACTTAACTAGACACCTAGTAGAAGCAACTCAAGGACCTACAAAAACAGCTTTATCAGATGCTAAATTAAATCCATCTGAAATTGATGAGGTATTATTAGTAGGAGGTTCTACAAGAATACCAGCTGTTCAAGAGTGGGTAGAATCATTCTTCGGAAAAAAACCAAATAAAGGAATTAACCCAGATGAAGTGGTTGCAGCAGGGGCAGCTATCCAAGGTGGAGTATTAATGGGGGATGTTAAAGATGTACTATTACTAGATGTAACTCCATTATCATTAGGAATTGAGACTCTTGGAGGAGTATTTACTAAGATGATAGAGAAAAATACAACTATCCCAGTTAAAAAATCACAAGTTTATTCTACAGCAGTAGATAATCAACCAGCTGTAACAATTAATGTATTACAAGGAGAAAGAGCTAAGGCTGCTGACAATCATAAGTTAGGAGAGTTTAATTTAGAAGGAATTCCAGCAGCTCCTAGAGGTGTACCTCAAATAGAAGTAACATTTGATATAGATGCTAATGGGATTGTACATGTATCAGCAAAAGATTTAGGAACTGGAAAGCAAAATACAGTAACTATTTCTGGATCAACTAACCTATCTAAAGAGGATATAGACAGAATGACTAAAGAGGCTGAAGCTAATGAAGCTGAAGATAGAAAATTTAAAGAATTAGTTGAAACTAGAAATAAAGCTGATATGTTAATATCTTCTACTGAAAAATCATTAAAAGAGTATGGAGATAAAGCTTCTGAACAAGAGAAAAAGGATATTGAAGCAGCTATTGAAGAACTTAAGAAAGTAAAAGATGGAGAAGATAAAGAAGCTATAGATAAAGCTATGGAAAACTTATCTCAAGTAGCTCATAAATTTGCTGAAGAGATTTATAAAGAAGCTCAAGCTAAAGCACAAGCTGGACAACAGGCTGGACCTCAAGAGAATAAAAAAGCTGATGATGATGTAGCTGAAGCTGAAGTAGTAGACTAA
- a CDS encoding aldose 1-epimerase family protein encodes MELKISNKFLEVRLESFGAELIGLKDLVDGREYMWQKNPKFWAKCSPILFPFIGSLKDNQYLYKGKSYQITTRHGFARDYNFEINYQDDKSVEFLFGSNEETLKIYPFNFKLYLKYILDGKKLRMEYKVENLGDKRMYFSLGAHPAFAIPIDEKIDYSDYYIEFEKEETGDTRVLNGVLIDSKKVEKVFDGKKLVLAKDKFKNDAIIIENPNSYKVNLKNDKNKYNISFTYEGFRYIAFWNIVGAEYICLEPWCGISDFDNCNGNIEEKVGIETLETKEKFVRKIEIEIL; translated from the coding sequence ATGGAATTAAAAATAAGTAATAAATTCTTAGAGGTTAGATTAGAAAGTTTTGGTGCAGAATTGATAGGTCTTAAGGACTTAGTAGATGGAAGAGAGTATATGTGGCAAAAAAATCCAAAATTCTGGGCTAAATGCTCTCCTATATTATTTCCCTTTATAGGAAGTTTGAAAGATAATCAATATTTATATAAGGGAAAGAGCTATCAAATAACAACAAGACATGGTTTTGCTAGGGATTATAACTTTGAAATAAATTACCAAGATGATAAAAGTGTTGAGTTTTTATTTGGAAGCAATGAGGAAACATTAAAAATTTATCCTTTTAATTTTAAACTTTATTTAAAATATATTTTAGATGGGAAAAAATTAAGAATGGAATATAAAGTTGAAAATTTAGGAGATAAAAGAATGTATTTTTCTTTAGGAGCTCATCCAGCATTTGCTATACCTATAGATGAAAAAATAGATTATTCAGACTATTATATAGAATTTGAAAAAGAAGAAACTGGGGATACAAGAGTTTTAAATGGAGTTTTGATAGATTCTAAAAAAGTAGAGAAAGTTTTTGATGGAAAGAAACTTGTACTAGCAAAAGATAAATTTAAAAATGATGCTATAATAATAGAAAATCCAAATTCTTATAAAGTTAATTTAAAAAATGATAAAAACAAATATAACATTAGTTTTACTTATGAAGGATTTAGATATATAGCTTTTTGGAATATAGTTGGAGCAGAATATATATGTTTAGAACCTTGGTGTGGAATATCTGATTTTGATAATTGTAATGGAAATATTGAAGAAAAAGTAGGAATAGAAACTCTTGAAACAAAAGAAAAATTTGTAAGAAAAATAGAAATAGAAATTCTTTAA
- the dnaJ gene encoding molecular chaperone DnaJ, with translation MAEKRDYYEVLGISKGASEDEIKKAYRKAAMKYHPDKFSNASDKEKKEAEEKFKEVNEAYQILSDAQKRAQYDQFGHAAFEQGTGGFGGGFGGFGGGAGGFEDIFSSFFGGGGSGFGGFGGGFGGSSRRSYVEPGRDLRYQVELTLEEVATGVEKTLKYKRNGKCKSCDGTGAESGSSMKTCPKCNGRGYIEVTQRTILGNMVSQMECDECHGKGKVPEKKCKSCGGTGIAKETVEKKVKIPAGVETGQKLRLDGMGEASESGGPNGDLYVIIKVKEHSIFERDEMDILCEIPIKFTTAALGGEVEVPTLKGKKTIKIPAGTQTGKSFRMRGEGLPALRGSMTGDEIVKVVVETPIDLNEKQQELLKAFEDSLKEKNYKKHKTWLDKVKSFFK, from the coding sequence ATGGCAGAAAAAAGAGATTACTATGAAGTTCTAGGAATATCTAAAGGAGCTTCAGAAGATGAGATAAAAAAAGCATATAGAAAAGCAGCCATGAAATACCACCCTGATAAATTTAGTAATGCAAGTGATAAAGAAAAAAAAGAAGCTGAAGAAAAATTTAAAGAGGTAAATGAAGCTTATCAAATCTTATCAGATGCACAAAAGAGAGCTCAGTATGACCAATTTGGACATGCAGCCTTTGAACAAGGAACTGGTGGATTCGGAGGCGGATTCGGAGGCTTTGGTGGAGGAGCTGGAGGCTTTGAAGATATATTTAGTTCATTCTTCGGTGGAGGAGGTTCTGGATTTGGTGGATTCGGAGGCGGATTCGGAGGTTCTTCAAGAAGAAGTTATGTAGAGCCTGGAAGAGATTTAAGATATCAGGTTGAGTTAACGCTTGAAGAAGTAGCAACTGGAGTAGAAAAAACTTTAAAATATAAAAGAAATGGAAAATGTAAGAGCTGTGATGGAACTGGAGCAGAATCTGGAAGCTCAATGAAAACTTGTCCGAAATGTAATGGTAGGGGCTATATAGAAGTAACTCAAAGGACTATACTAGGAAATATGGTAAGTCAAATGGAATGTGATGAGTGTCATGGAAAAGGAAAAGTCCCTGAGAAAAAGTGTAAGTCTTGTGGAGGAACAGGAATAGCTAAAGAAACTGTAGAGAAAAAAGTAAAAATTCCAGCAGGTGTAGAAACAGGACAAAAATTAAGACTAGATGGAATGGGAGAGGCTAGTGAATCTGGGGGACCAAATGGTGATTTATATGTGATAATAAAAGTGAAAGAACATTCGATATTTGAAAGGGATGAAATGGATATTTTATGTGAAATTCCTATCAAATTTACAACAGCAGCTTTAGGTGGAGAAGTTGAAGTACCAACATTAAAAGGTAAGAAAACTATAAAGATTCCTGCTGGAACTCAAACAGGAAAGAGTTTTAGAATGAGAGGAGAGGGCTTGCCTGCTTTAAGAGGTTCTATGACAGGAGACGAAATTGTAAAAGTAGTAGTAGAAACTCCAATAGATTTAAATGAAAAACAGCAAGAGTTACTAAAAGCTTTTGAAGATAGTTTAAAAGAAAAAAATTATAAAAAGCATAAAACTTGGTTGGATAAAGTGAAATCATTTTTTAAATAG
- the yajC gene encoding preprotein translocase subunit YajC — protein MEQLLGKYGGMIITFAIWIAVFYFLLILPNKKKQKKQQEMLDSIKEGSEVITVGGIKGTVVAVLGDYVELRVDKGVKITFRKSAISTVLQ, from the coding sequence ATGGAGCAATTATTAGGTAAATATGGTGGAATGATAATTACTTTTGCTATATGGATAGCAGTATTTTATTTCCTATTAATATTACCAAACAAAAAAAAGCAAAAGAAACAACAAGAGATGTTAGATTCTATAAAAGAGGGTTCTGAAGTTATAACTGTTGGTGGAATAAAAGGAACAGTAGTAGCAGTATTAGGAGATTATGTTGAATTAAGAGTAGATAAGGGAGTAAAAATTACTTTTAGAAAATCTGCTATATCAACTGTATTACAATAA
- a CDS encoding N-acetylmuramoyl-L-alanine amidase family protein, with protein MKKILILFLIIGSFCFAGTISSVNEKGSNLSFVFTGNAKSAYQISYDSYNRLIFIEFPGSKLSTKINDKNYTSKYIEDFSVVNYGNAVGFFIKLNKNISYSTAFKGNDFVFTFNDKSGKKQYTIAIDAGHGGKDPGAIGFKKYYEKNIALAVAKYLRDELKKDFNVVMTRDKDIFVTLGERPRIANRAKADMFVSIHANSALKNTLSGTEVFYFSKKSSPYAERIAAFENSVGDKYGEKTNNIVQIMGELAYKKNQEISIGFARKTSAALARVIGIKDRGIHGANFAVLRGFNGPGVLIELGFINNKGDLNKLINTTNQKKMAQEIAKMIRENFY; from the coding sequence ATGAAAAAAATATTAATATTATTTCTAATTATAGGGAGTTTTTGTTTTGCTGGAACAATTAGTTCAGTAAATGAAAAAGGAAGTAACTTATCTTTTGTATTTACAGGAAATGCTAAATCAGCCTACCAAATAAGCTATGATTCATATAACAGACTCATATTTATAGAATTTCCAGGAAGTAAGCTATCTACCAAGATAAATGATAAAAATTATACTTCAAAATATATTGAAGATTTTTCAGTAGTTAATTATGGGAATGCAGTTGGTTTTTTCATAAAATTGAATAAGAATATTTCTTATTCTACAGCTTTTAAAGGAAATGATTTTGTATTTACTTTTAATGATAAAAGTGGGAAAAAACAATATACAATAGCTATTGATGCTGGTCATGGAGGAAAAGATCCAGGGGCAATTGGATTCAAAAAATATTATGAAAAAAATATTGCTCTTGCTGTGGCTAAATATCTAAGAGATGAGTTAAAGAAGGATTTTAATGTGGTCATGACAAGGGATAAAGATATTTTTGTAACCTTGGGAGAGAGGCCAAGAATAGCAAATAGAGCTAAAGCAGATATGTTTGTTAGTATACATGCAAATTCAGCTTTAAAAAATACTCTTTCTGGGACAGAAGTATTTTATTTTTCAAAAAAGTCATCTCCTTATGCTGAAAGAATAGCAGCTTTTGAAAATAGTGTTGGAGATAAGTATGGAGAGAAAACTAACAATATAGTTCAGATAATGGGAGAATTAGCTTATAAAAAAAATCAAGAGATATCAATAGGATTCGCTAGAAAAACTTCGGCTGCGTTAGCTAGAGTAATAGGAATCAAAGATAGAGGAATACACGGAGCTAATTTCGCTGTACTTAGGGGATTTAATGGACCTGGAGTATTAATTGAGTTGGGATTTATTAATAATAAAGGAGATTTAAATAAATTAATAAATACAACAAATCAAAAGAAAATGGCTCAGGAAATAGCTAAGATGATAAGAGAAAATTTCTATTAA
- a CDS encoding GerMN domain-containing protein: MVLNRKLLFLVGIIWGIAIISAVGYFQLKKSSEKINIIQLEKKENVIEDEGRTEKIKFYFLGEDRKSLISREEDIPLYSRTKDKVRKITEKSLENLWNVKVLKNSQIEIGNIFIIGDMIYIDIDANILELKPENRINLLSIYSIVNSITEVDGIRRVKFLIDGKEETGSFSKIYTRNTNI, encoded by the coding sequence GTGGTATTGAATAGAAAATTATTATTTTTAGTTGGTATAATTTGGGGGATTGCTATAATAAGTGCTGTGGGATATTTTCAGCTAAAGAAGTCTTCTGAAAAAATAAATATAATTCAATTGGAAAAAAAAGAGAATGTAATAGAAGATGAAGGACGAACAGAAAAAATAAAATTTTATTTTTTGGGAGAAGATAGAAAAAGTTTAATTTCAAGAGAAGAAGATATTCCTTTATATAGTAGAACTAAGGATAAAGTTAGAAAGATTACTGAAAAGAGTTTAGAAAATCTTTGGAATGTTAAAGTATTAAAGAATTCTCAAATAGAGATAGGAAATATTTTTATAATAGGTGATATGATATATATTGATATAGATGCTAATATTTTAGAATTAAAACCAGAAAATAGAATAAATCTTTTATCTATATACTCTATAGTAAATAGTATTACAGAAGTTGATGGAATTAGAAGAGTTAAGTTTCTAATAGATGGAAAAGAAGAAACAGGAAGTTTTTCAAAAATATATACTAGAAATACAAATATTTAA
- the yqeK gene encoding bis(5'-nucleosyl)-tetraphosphatase (symmetrical) YqeK codes for MLENLREIVKNKVTEKRYVHTLGVEEKAVELAKKYDVDEEKARIAAILHDIAKSVEVGKLEEVCRKYFSNELTEEDIKITEILHGFVGYIIVKEELKIEDEEILEAIKYHTIGKKGLSKLGRIIYIADAIEKNRVYPNVHKIREIVDRNLDDGIIYEIDKKIEYLESIGGKIHKNTLEMGEWLKNFRR; via the coding sequence ATGTTGGAAAATTTAAGAGAAATAGTTAAAAATAAAGTGACTGAGAAAAGATATGTACATACTTTAGGAGTAGAAGAAAAAGCTGTGGAGTTAGCTAAAAAATATGATGTGGATGAAGAAAAAGCTAGAATAGCAGCAATTTTACATGACATAGCTAAAAGTGTAGAAGTTGGAAAACTAGAAGAGGTATGTAGAAAATATTTTTCAAATGAATTAACTGAAGAGGATATAAAGATAACTGAGATATTACATGGATTTGTAGGTTATATAATAGTAAAAGAAGAGTTAAAAATAGAAGATGAAGAGATTTTAGAAGCCATAAAATACCATACAATAGGTAAAAAAGGATTATCTAAGCTGGGGAGAATAATATATATAGCTGATGCAATTGAAAAAAATAGAGTTTATCCAAATGTGCATAAAATAAGAGAGATAGTTGATAGAAATTTAGATGATGGAATCATTTATGAGATAGATAAGAAAATAGAATATTTAGAAAGTATTGGTGGAAAAATACATAAAAATACTTTAGAGATGGGGGAATGGTTAAAAAATTTTAGGAGGTAG
- the rnr gene encoding ribonuclease R has translation MKIEKELEKLKDIFKNTKGKGLKLDEITKMLGWSPKFKKENREIIEKWVSDGELIKNNRGKYNLPETQGYIKGVFSIIKDRFAFVDTEDEGIFIPKSGFNGALDGDTVFVRLTAGMKGDRKKEGEVVRVISRDKDIVIGIFQKNKNFGFVTPTHSFGRDIYIPSIRMKNAENNQLVVVRITFWGDNERKPEGEIVEILGNPYDTKNMIEALIIREGMSEIFPAEAMAEARRIPMEIGKKELEGRKDLRHLPIITIDGDDAKDLDDAVYVEKLKNGNYKLIVSIADVSYYIPEGSALDREAYKRGNSVYLVDRVLPMFPKEISNGICSLNPNEDKLTFTCEMEIDKKGKVIDSDTYKSVIKTAYRMTYNNVNKMIAGDEETLKTYAPIKDMVMDMLELSKIIREVKYKRGSIDFDIPEIKLVLDEKGKVEYIKSRDRGESERIIEDFMIAANETVAEKLFWLEIPSVYRTHEKPDIERIKNLNETLAKFKYKIHSLEEIHPKQFQKIIEDSKERGINLLVHKMILMALKQAKYTVENYGHFGLASGYYTHFTSPIRRYADLTVHRILNSVLHGYPNKKTIIKNMEELPVTCAHISKTERAAMKVEDESVKIKLVEYMMDRIGEEYDATIVGFSNKRVFFETEDHVECFWDVVSAKHYYEFDEKDYVMRDTDTGKFYSIGDRYKVTLVRASLSELEIEVTPNFVMDEGLILK, from the coding sequence ATGAAAATAGAAAAAGAGTTAGAAAAATTAAAAGATATATTTAAAAATACAAAGGGAAAAGGATTAAAACTTGATGAGATAACTAAGATGTTAGGATGGTCTCCAAAATTTAAAAAGGAGAATAGAGAGATAATAGAGAAATGGGTAAGTGATGGTGAGCTTATCAAAAATAATAGAGGAAAGTATAATCTTCCAGAAACACAAGGATATATTAAAGGAGTATTCAGCATAATAAAGGATAGATTTGCCTTTGTAGATACTGAAGATGAGGGAATATTTATCCCTAAGAGTGGATTTAATGGAGCGCTTGATGGAGATACAGTTTTTGTAAGACTTACAGCAGGAATGAAAGGAGATAGAAAAAAAGAGGGAGAAGTAGTAAGAGTAATCAGTAGAGATAAGGATATAGTTATAGGAATATTCCAAAAAAATAAGAACTTTGGTTTTGTAACTCCTACTCACTCTTTTGGTAGAGATATCTATATTCCATCTATAAGAATGAAAAACGCTGAAAATAATCAGCTGGTAGTGGTAAGAATAACTTTCTGGGGAGATAATGAAAGAAAACCAGAGGGAGAAATTGTAGAGATACTTGGAAATCCATATGATACCAAAAATATGATAGAGGCACTGATTATTCGAGAGGGAATGTCAGAAATTTTTCCAGCTGAAGCAATGGCAGAGGCTAGAAGAATACCTATGGAGATAGGGAAAAAAGAGTTAGAGGGAAGAAAGGATTTAAGACACTTACCTATTATAACAATAGATGGTGATGATGCTAAGGATTTAGATGACGCTGTCTATGTAGAAAAATTAAAAAATGGAAACTATAAACTGATTGTAAGTATAGCTGATGTATCTTACTATATTCCTGAAGGTTCAGCACTAGATAGAGAGGCATATAAGAGAGGAAACTCTGTATATTTAGTAGATAGAGTGTTGCCAATGTTTCCAAAGGAAATATCTAATGGTATCTGTTCTTTAAATCCTAATGAAGATAAACTCACTTTTACTTGTGAGATGGAAATAGATAAAAAAGGAAAAGTTATAGACTCTGATACATATAAATCAGTTATAAAAACAGCATATAGAATGACATATAATAATGTTAATAAGATGATAGCTGGGGATGAGGAAACTTTAAAAACTTATGCTCCAATAAAAGATATGGTAATGGATATGTTAGAACTTTCTAAAATAATTAGAGAGGTAAAATATAAAAGGGGGAGTATAGATTTTGATATTCCAGAGATAAAACTTGTGTTAGATGAGAAGGGAAAAGTTGAATATATTAAAAGTAGAGATAGAGGGGAATCTGAAAGAATAATAGAAGATTTTATGATAGCTGCCAATGAAACAGTGGCAGAAAAACTTTTTTGGCTAGAGATACCTTCTGTATATAGAACTCATGAAAAACCAGATATAGAGAGAATAAAAAATTTAAATGAAACTCTGGCTAAGTTTAAATATAAAATACACTCTTTAGAGGAGATACACCCTAAGCAGTTTCAAAAAATAATAGAAGATTCTAAAGAGAGAGGAATAAACCTATTAGTTCATAAGATGATACTGATGGCATTGAAACAAGCTAAGTATACAGTAGAAAATTATGGACACTTTGGACTTGCTTCAGGATACTATACTCATTTTACTTCTCCAATTAGAAGATATGCAGATTTAACTGTTCATAGAATTTTAAACTCTGTACTTCATGGTTATCCAAATAAGAAAACTATTATAAAAAACATGGAGGAGTTACCAGTGACTTGTGCTCATATTTCTAAAACAGAGAGAGCAGCTATGAAAGTAGAAGATGAAAGCGTAAAAATTAAACTTGTGGAATATATGATGGATAGAATTGGGGAAGAGTATGATGCTACAATTGTTGGATTTAGTAATAAGAGAGTATTCTTTGAAACAGAGGATCATGTAGAGTGTTTCTGGGATGTAGTTTCTGCTAAACATTACTATGAATTTGATGAGAAAGATTATGTAATGAGAGATACTGATACTGGCAAATTTTATAGTATAGGTGATAGATATAAAGTAACTTTAGTAAGAGCTAGCTTATCAGAGTTAGAAATTGAAGTTACACCTAATTTTGTAATGGACGAGGGATTAATTCTGAAATAG